In Coffea arabica cultivar ET-39 chromosome 9e, Coffea Arabica ET-39 HiFi, whole genome shotgun sequence, the genomic window AATTGCATCTTAATTTGAACATGTAAGTAATGCTGGTTTTGTAAtggatgaaaatgaaataaatgtctGTTAGCAATACCTTAGTGATGCTCTGTATGTTAtgtaaactaattaactatagTGATTGATCTGTCATATCTAACTTGTTGTGAGGAAAGCTTGAATGATGTATTGTCCAACAATTACTTCATCTGTGCATTGGGTTTAAGGGtggtctttttttctttcttaccTACCTTTTGTATGCTGCTAGACTTCTTAACTGGTTATACTCTTAATCACCAATTATGTACTTTGGATGTTTTTTGAACCTTTTGCTCTCATAAGGCATGTACTGCTATTCTCGGTGTCCTTCGTTTAATCTTTTGTCTGGACAATGCTCATATATGCTTTTTAAAATCAATTCAATGTTTGTCTTGCAGTGTAATGTTTGGACCAGATTTATGTGGCACACAGACTAAGAAACTTCATGTTATATACTCCTATCAAGGGCAGAATTACCCCATCAAGAAGGACTTGCAATGTGAAACAGACAAGTTTACCCACTTCTATACATTCATTCTTAGGCCTGATGCAACATATAGCGTTCTGATTGATGGTAGAGAAAGAGATTCAGGGAGCTTGTATACTGACTGGGATATCCTTCCTCCTCGGAAAATCAAGGCTGTGAACGCAAAAAAGGTTCGTTTCagtgccaaaaaaaaaacttctgaaattaatcaaaacttCAATGTCTTTTTGGTTTAAAGATTTGTACTTTGTCTTTATGCCATTGCTTCAAAGTGAAAAGGGTCCACTTTTTAAGCATGCACATCAGAACTATTAACTTTCTGTTGGCTATTATTTTtagtaaaattgaaaatttttggttgCATTCCTGCCACAGGACAGATGAAATAGAGGTTCTCGTATCTGGTACCTCTTTTCATATGAGTTACAGATGCAGTATGGGTTCTGGTTGTTAGTACTCTCTCTTATGCAAGTGACAAATAGAATATAGGTTCTGGTAAATGGTAATCTTTCTTATGTGGAAACTTAATTTTATATTTGCAGCCTGCAGACTGGGATGATAGAGAATATATTGAAGATCCGAATGATGTGAAACCGAAGGTATTATGTTGCCACAcaaattcatttatttatctATGTATCGTACTGCACATATAGTGTGTAAGCTAAGCACTTCTGAATTTTCTTGGCAATGCAGGGATATGACTCAATTCCCCGAGAAATTCCTGATCCTAATGCTGTAAAGGTAAGTTATGCTTTTTATCTTGCTTTGTCAACTAACCATGCTGTGTTCCATTAGAAGTGTCGCCCAGGTTGTTTTAGTGTTCTAGTTGGcttcgtgcatttttcttgatttttgtactcTAAGTGTGTTATGGGCTCTTAAAAATAATTGTTCATGAAATAAATAGGCAGATTAAATTGTCTTCATCTCAATATCCAGATATTAAACTCtccttctctctctcccccctccCTTACCTCCGCGCCCCCTTTTTACACATGCTAAAATGCTAAGTTATGGTACTAACAATTTATTAAGTATTAAAGTAGTAATTTGAGTAGAAATATGTTGGACCATACTGAGGGATTAGTGTGAAGAGAAGAACAGAATCGTACTAGAGACTGTTTTCCAAAGACCACAACATAAGGGCAAGATTATACTTTCTCAGagactgagagagagagagagatagagattaTGATTTTCGGGTTCTAAACTAATATTCTCTTCATCAGCCTGATCATTGGGATGAAGAGGAAGATGGCATATGGAAACCGCCGAAGATACCTAATCCAGCATATAAGGGACCATGGAAGCGTAAGGTATGTCAGGAGCTACCTCATTCAGATGGTTTGAGTTTATTAATCAATGTATTTTCTCAGCAAGACTGCCTTTTCATGTTGCAGAAGATAAAGAATCCTAACTACAAAGGGAAGTGGAAGATTCCTTGGATCGATAATCCAGGTACTGTATGAGTAGACTTGCTCTAATTCTCGGGTGCACTTGTGATGATTCACAAAAAAGCATTATATGACTTCAATCTTTTAGTATCTTGTAGCTTCTGATTACATACATCTTATGAACAGAATTTGAAGATGATCCTGACCTGTACGTGTTGAAGCCCATCAAATATGTGGGCATTGAAGTCTGGCAGGTAAAATGGTAGTTCAGTTCCTCTAGCATCATatttcaagcattttccttctcattcgatgtttggtttttAACATCAACATTGGACACTGCAatcatttttttaacaaatataggATAGTGATATCTTAGAAGCTTACTATGATTTGTGATCAATTGCAGGTTAAAGCTGGATCTGTTTATGACAATATTTTGATATGTGATGATCCAGAATATGCCAAAGAAGTTGTGCAGGAAGTTTTGTCCAATAGGGAGGTGAGACTCTGTTCCTCCACTTATTGGCCAATCAGTGGCTGCATTCGTGTCTAGGTATTAGTATTTTACTGTCttgttttcttaaaatttcaggTTGAGAAGGAGGCTTTTGAGGAAGcagaaaaaattaggaaagcGAAGGAAGAAGAGGTTGAGGCCTGACTCCTGATAGGTCTTCCTTCATtagttaaaaaaagaaaaacaatgtcTAAATTGTTTGCGACCTTGTTTATGCAGGAAGCTCAAAGAGCAAGAGAGGAAGGTGAAAGGAGGAGACAAGAAAGGGGTCACGATCGACGGAAAGATCGATACAGAGACAGATATAGAAGGGTtagtaaacatttttttttatattctcaGAACTACTTACCAATGTCTGACATACCTTTTTTGGTTAATACTATAATTTAGATTTATTCTATGAATGTATCTGTGGTAGACTCTTTCTATCAATAATGCTACCAGACATCTGGTGGACTAAAATATGATTTTGCTTTATCTTCTTCAAGTTACTACGTACCTTTCTTCTTTATGGACTCCATTGTTAATTAACTTGTTTTAGTTAGTCGAATCACACATTGATACTTTAGTTTCAGCAGCTGAAATCTATGACTGCTTCATGATATACATGGATTCCTAATAAGATACGTGCTTGAGATAAACTAACATAAATATGCACGCAGgcgcacacacacacgcacacacataAGAATGTGTATTACATTGCTTAGTCCTGGCAAAGTGTTTAATCGGCCAGTTATTGCATGTTGGAAATTAGGTTCCTTCCAAAAGTTCATTCTTTGTGTTTGTTTGTCAAATCTGATCTGTATAACTCCTGTATATCTGTTTTGCAGCATGATCGCCATGACTACGGTGATTATCATGTAAGTTTGCATATCTCATCTTTTCTAAGGCTGAAATATGTAAATATTTCGATAAAACTTGCTGACAAAT contains:
- the LOC113707858 gene encoding calreticulin-3, translating into MAGSSHGNSRLLLLLLTFLLLLCSSFFSSSLAEIIFEERFEDGWQSRWVKSDWKKSEGKAGSFKHTAGKWPGDPDDKGIQTSTDARHFAISAKIPEFSNKNRTLVLQYSIRLEQDIECGGGYIKLLSGFVNQKKFGGDTPYSVMFGPDLCGTQTKKLHVIYSYQGQNYPIKKDLQCETDKFTHFYTFILRPDATYSVLIDGRERDSGSLYTDWDILPPRKIKAVNAKKPADWDDREYIEDPNDVKPKGYDSIPREIPDPNAVKPDHWDEEEDGIWKPPKIPNPAYKGPWKRKKIKNPNYKGKWKIPWIDNPEFEDDPDLYVLKPIKYVGIEVWQVKAGSVYDNILICDDPEYAKEVVQEVLSNREVEKEAFEEAEKIRKAKEEEEAQRAREEGERRRQERGHDRRKDRYRDRYRRHDRHDYGDYHDEL